In a genomic window of Rhodovulum sp. P5:
- a CDS encoding GntR family transcriptional regulator, whose protein sequence is MAEKSRAEEIADHLRREILRGKLLAGAPIKERDNALEMGVSRTPMREAIRILANEGLVILRPARSPVVAKLSLKEVKDAIDVLSALELLSVRLACEHATDEDLAAIRVAERHIAENFETLEDIERFEADMRFHIAIAGASHNAALAETHMSYLARMWRARFLSANRQRSRDTVVEQHAAIVAGLEARDPDLAQEKLQVHLDRLLLNVREFFEAENDNKEPGTKAG, encoded by the coding sequence ATGGCAGAAAAGAGCCGCGCGGAAGAAATCGCTGATCACCTTCGGCGCGAGATCCTCCGCGGCAAGCTTCTGGCCGGTGCCCCGATCAAGGAACGCGACAACGCGCTTGAGATGGGGGTGAGTCGAACCCCCATGCGCGAGGCGATCCGCATCCTTGCCAATGAGGGGCTGGTGATCCTGCGCCCCGCGCGCAGTCCTGTCGTCGCCAAGCTCAGCCTCAAGGAGGTGAAGGACGCCATCGACGTGCTGAGCGCGCTGGAGCTGTTGTCGGTGCGGCTGGCCTGCGAACATGCAACCGATGAGGATCTGGCGGCGATCCGCGTGGCGGAGCGCCATATCGCCGAGAATTTCGAGACGCTGGAGGATATCGAGCGGTTCGAGGCCGACATGCGGTTTCACATCGCAATCGCAGGTGCGTCCCACAATGCGGCGCTGGCGGAAACGCATATGTCCTATCTCGCGCGGATGTGGCGGGCGCGGTTCCTGTCGGCCAACCGGCAAAGATCGCGGGACACCGTTGTCGAACAGCACGCCGCCATCGTGGCGGGGCTTGAGGCGCGCGACCCCGACCTTGCACAGGAAAAGCTTCAGGTGCATCTGGACCGGTTGCTGCTCAATGTGCGCGAGTTTTTCGAAGCCGAAAACGACAATAAGGAGCCCGGAACGAAGGCCGGCTAG
- a CDS encoding TRAP transporter substrate-binding protein has protein sequence MKLTTVLTSAAVAAVAAVPALAQDVTLRIQTHYATEHPSGKLAAQFVDDVQTMSGGEIAIEMFYSSSVVATTETFDAAINGILDCDMTGGAYQTGKNPAFQFVGDIMGGYDTPWQQISWLYYGGGYDAAQELYNAQGMQLIGWWLYGQESLSSSKPIAGPDDLKGWKFRSPPGLETEIFQELGASPIVMDFTEIFTALETGIIDGADASGLYNNVGLGLYDIVKHATYPGFHSMPSDHLACNKDVWDGLSEKHRRIIDTAMQKLTLHTALSNEKKNAEAAAELTAAGVTLYDWSAEDRANFRAAAQKAWDRWAAKTPEAAALVKSHRDYLSDLGLLAN, from the coding sequence ATGAAGCTGACAACCGTACTGACATCGGCCGCCGTTGCCGCTGTCGCCGCCGTACCGGCGCTGGCGCAGGATGTGACCCTGCGTATCCAGACGCATTACGCGACCGAACATCCCTCTGGCAAACTGGCCGCGCAATTCGTCGACGACGTGCAGACCATGTCGGGAGGCGAGATCGCCATCGAGATGTTCTATTCCTCGTCCGTGGTCGCCACGACCGAGACGTTTGACGCCGCGATCAACGGCATCCTCGACTGCGACATGACCGGTGGCGCGTACCAGACCGGCAAGAACCCCGCCTTCCAGTTCGTGGGCGACATCATGGGGGGCTATGACACCCCGTGGCAGCAGATCTCGTGGCTCTACTACGGTGGCGGCTATGACGCGGCGCAGGAACTTTACAACGCGCAAGGCATGCAGCTGATCGGCTGGTGGCTGTACGGTCAGGAATCCCTGTCCTCGTCCAAACCGATTGCCGGGCCGGATGACCTGAAGGGCTGGAAGTTCCGCTCTCCCCCGGGGCTGGAGACCGAGATCTTCCAGGAACTGGGCGCCTCGCCCATCGTGATGGACTTCACCGAGATCTTCACCGCGCTGGAAACCGGGATCATCGACGGCGCGGACGCCTCGGGTCTTTATAACAACGTTGGTCTTGGCCTTTATGACATCGTCAAGCACGCCACCTATCCCGGCTTCCACTCCATGCCGTCGGACCACCTGGCCTGTAACAAGGATGTCTGGGACGGCCTGTCAGAGAAGCATCGCCGGATCATCGACACCGCCATGCAGAAGCTGACCCTGCACACCGCACTGTCGAACGAGAAGAAGAACGCCGAGGCCGCCGCCGAACTGACGGCCGCCGGGGTCACGCTTTATGACTGGTCGGCCGAGGATCGCGCGAACTTCCGCGCCGCCGCGCAAAAGGCATGGGACCGCTGGGCCGCCAAGACGCCCGAGGCCGCAGCGCTGGTGAAAAGCCACCGCGATTACCTCAGCGATCTGGGCCTTCTGGCGAACTGA
- a CDS encoding CheR family methyltransferase → MWSRTIDQGTLSARCPIAAVGASAGGLDPLRRFVGALPRDMCFAVIVQQHLPPFQPSHLSDLLAKVGNRPVETAASGVTPTCGHVYVVPPGMVAEVIAGRIVLTADERRPSPHRPIDTLYTSLAEDLGPLSAGVVLSGDGADGAAGLVEIKTGGGITFAEPTAEAQFPAMPENAIAAGGVRHILSAAEIPRLLQAAFRAAPAPGLSNDEPALSEGAAHLPEIVDILRTMTGRDFSRYKTGTLSRRLQRRLVEQRAFGVDRYVQRLRNDPTEAQALARDFLIVVTSLFRDPDAFEEVRNTTIPRLLSSGKGSYRIWSVGCATGEEAHTLAILWQDALKRADPTCDFQCFATDVQSRLIDRARRARYGADEIANVPADLVEGSFEITAQGYRVRPEIRERCVFAVHDLLVDPPFSEIDMVSCRNLLIYLRPEAQREALTRIHFSLAPRGVLMLGSAESTAQAEGMFEPISEEYRLFRKVERDRQHAVHLSSNIVTKGPTQPGDLLTVSGPRHAEDISSLAEHAYVAAFAHPFLLVSQDNSVLYVSEGMAPLLRHEGGTITASVERLLQRELRGPILSSLHEARQSEQEVVRPGVRASVDGQTHRFDLVVKPASKGASIVALLPRSAPNAPQQQEDRQSGDDPESATLRRDLAEARDVIAEAEIRHAETMQGLIEANETLMSMNVELKSSHEELETSREELESVNEELKTVNAELKESNFELLAARNNMNNMLLRTEVALLFLDGELNLRLSTEAARDLYAIRDSDCGRPLSELRAHVDYPGIEEDARRVMRTLTAHAQEVRTYDGTRCFIARISPYRTLDDRIDGTVIAFVDVTEQKQAEIELRAQAATIERQLAELEAFYAEAPIGISLLDSDLRYLRINNAMAAMNGATPAAHIGHTLQEMVPGIGIDATRQIDGVLRTGKPVRGKELVGTTPGDPDRERTWLVDYFPVSTSDGAFAIGTCVTDVTEQRDLQRKLEAKQEELDAAEARLFRLFDESPAIIVVFEGADHGCLYANGRAKSELGFDPVGMTVAQIFPNLAKRGETAVFDRAFRSGNAVITPELVPMASREAGQATERIFSRVLQPWTRADGSVAGVMVMAQDVTDIAAARNLEKDARREIEQIQNSVPAFIATLDRAGNLRHANEYAWNLTTARPSEELGRPFCAGRWWTKEAADLLRQSLAEATEGVEKGFEASITAPDGRAVQVDVRIAPHFNRGHEITGYFVTALDVTDRHRAEAQQMLLFHELQHRLKNTLALVMAMTDFTSDSAETKEDMTRALQGRLNAIRRSMERLTDSDWEGLTLQEIVSSEVEALMPEAHFSLDLRTIDFTLEPSRALALALAMHELATNALKHGALTSPNGRVAISAGTEDSGGTCVLHWVETGGPAPAASDRTGFGTFLLKTLLAADLGGQVTLDMPETGLTCTIRFPVDPPGEN, encoded by the coding sequence ATGTGGTCTCGGACAATCGACCAAGGCACCTTGTCCGCACGATGTCCGATTGCTGCGGTCGGGGCGTCCGCCGGCGGTCTGGATCCGCTGCGCCGCTTCGTCGGTGCCCTGCCCCGCGACATGTGCTTTGCGGTGATCGTGCAGCAGCACCTGCCGCCCTTTCAGCCGTCGCACCTTTCGGATCTGCTGGCCAAGGTCGGCAACCGGCCGGTTGAAACCGCGGCCAGCGGCGTGACCCCGACATGCGGGCATGTCTATGTCGTGCCGCCGGGAATGGTGGCAGAGGTCATCGCGGGCCGGATCGTGCTGACCGCCGACGAAAGGCGGCCGTCCCCCCATCGCCCGATCGACACCCTTTACACGTCGCTGGCCGAGGATCTGGGGCCATTGTCGGCGGGTGTCGTGCTGTCGGGCGACGGGGCAGACGGGGCGGCGGGGCTGGTCGAGATCAAGACGGGCGGCGGCATCACCTTCGCCGAACCCACCGCCGAGGCACAGTTTCCCGCGATGCCGGAAAACGCGATTGCCGCGGGCGGTGTGCGCCATATCCTGTCGGCCGCAGAAATACCGCGCCTGCTGCAGGCGGCGTTCCGGGCGGCCCCGGCGCCGGGCCTTTCGAATGACGAACCTGCCCTGTCCGAAGGCGCGGCGCACCTGCCGGAGATCGTGGATATCCTGCGCACCATGACCGGCCGGGACTTTTCACGCTACAAGACCGGGACCCTGTCCCGCCGGTTGCAGCGTCGCCTTGTCGAACAGCGCGCCTTTGGCGTCGACCGCTATGTCCAGCGGCTGCGCAACGATCCGACCGAGGCCCAGGCGCTGGCCCGCGATTTCCTGATTGTCGTCACCAGCCTGTTCCGCGACCCAGACGCCTTTGAGGAGGTGCGCAACACGACGATTCCGCGGCTGCTGTCCTCCGGCAAGGGCAGCTATCGGATCTGGAGCGTGGGATGCGCCACCGGGGAGGAAGCCCACACGCTAGCCATTCTCTGGCAAGACGCCCTGAAACGGGCCGATCCGACCTGCGATTTCCAGTGCTTTGCAACCGACGTCCAGTCCCGCCTGATCGACCGGGCGCGGCGCGCCCGCTATGGCGCCGACGAGATCGCCAATGTGCCCGCGGACCTTGTCGAGGGCAGTTTCGAGATCACCGCGCAGGGCTATCGGGTACGCCCCGAGATCCGCGAACGCTGCGTCTTTGCGGTGCATGACCTTCTGGTCGATCCGCCGTTTTCGGAAATCGACATGGTCAGCTGCCGCAACCTGCTGATCTATCTGCGCCCAGAGGCCCAGCGCGAGGCCCTGACCCGCATCCATTTCTCACTTGCCCCGCGGGGCGTTCTGATGCTGGGCTCGGCCGAAAGCACGGCTCAGGCCGAGGGGATGTTCGAACCCATCTCGGAAGAATACCGGCTTTTCCGAAAGGTGGAGCGCGACCGCCAGCATGCGGTGCATCTCAGCTCCAACATCGTGACGAAGGGCCCGACGCAGCCGGGCGATCTTTTGACGGTGTCGGGGCCCCGGCATGCCGAGGACATTTCGTCCCTTGCCGAACACGCCTATGTTGCCGCCTTCGCCCATCCCTTCCTGCTGGTCTCGCAGGACAACTCGGTTCTTTATGTTTCCGAAGGGATGGCGCCGCTGCTGAGGCACGAGGGCGGCACAATCACCGCAAGCGTCGAACGGCTGTTGCAGCGCGAATTGCGGGGCCCCATCCTGTCAAGCCTGCACGAGGCGCGCCAGAGCGAGCAAGAGGTCGTGCGCCCCGGCGTCCGGGCAAGTGTGGATGGCCAGACCCACCGGTTCGACCTGGTCGTGAAACCGGCCAGCAAGGGCGCCAGCATCGTTGCGCTGCTGCCCCGTTCGGCCCCGAATGCGCCACAGCAGCAGGAAGACCGACAAAGCGGCGACGACCCGGAAAGCGCGACCCTGCGCCGGGACCTGGCCGAAGCGCGCGATGTCATCGCCGAGGCCGAGATCCGCCATGCCGAGACCATGCAGGGCCTGATCGAAGCCAACGAGACGCTCATGTCGATGAACGTCGAACTCAAAAGCTCTCACGAGGAACTGGAAACCTCGCGCGAGGAACTGGAGTCGGTCAACGAGGAACTCAAGACCGTCAATGCGGAACTGAAGGAAAGCAATTTCGAACTGCTGGCCGCCCGCAACAACATGAACAACATGCTGTTGCGGACCGAGGTCGCGCTGCTTTTCCTCGACGGGGAGCTGAACCTGCGCCTGTCGACAGAGGCCGCCCGGGACCTCTATGCGATCCGCGACTCCGACTGCGGGCGCCCGTTGTCGGAACTCAGGGCCCATGTCGACTATCCCGGGATCGAAGAGGACGCCCGCCGCGTCATGCGCACGCTGACAGCCCATGCGCAAGAGGTGCGGACCTATGACGGAACGCGCTGCTTCATCGCGCGGATTTCCCCCTACCGGACCCTCGACGACCGGATCGATGGCACGGTGATCGCCTTCGTCGACGTGACCGAGCAGAAGCAGGCGGAAATCGAACTGCGCGCGCAGGCCGCCACGATCGAACGGCAACTTGCCGAACTGGAGGCGTTCTATGCCGAGGCGCCGATCGGGATCAGCCTGCTGGATTCCGACTTGCGCTACCTGCGTATCAACAACGCCATGGCTGCGATGAACGGCGCGACACCGGCGGCCCATATCGGCCACACCTTGCAAGAGATGGTCCCCGGGATCGGTATCGACGCGACGCGCCAGATCGACGGGGTGCTGCGGACGGGCAAGCCGGTGCGCGGCAAGGAACTGGTGGGCACGACCCCGGGCGACCCGGATCGCGAACGCACATGGCTGGTGGACTATTTCCCTGTGTCCACCAGCGACGGCGCCTTTGCCATCGGCACCTGTGTGACCGACGTGACCGAGCAACGGGATTTGCAGCGCAAGCTGGAAGCCAAGCAGGAGGAACTGGACGCCGCAGAGGCCCGCCTGTTCCGCCTGTTCGATGAATCGCCCGCCATCATCGTCGTCTTCGAAGGGGCCGATCACGGATGCCTTTACGCCAACGGGCGCGCCAAGTCAGAGCTTGGCTTCGACCCCGTCGGCATGACCGTTGCCCAGATCTTCCCCAATCTCGCCAAGCGTGGCGAGACGGCCGTTTTCGACCGGGCCTTCCGGTCAGGCAACGCGGTGATCACCCCGGAACTCGTCCCGATGGCAAGCCGCGAGGCCGGACAGGCGACCGAACGTATCTTCAGCCGGGTGCTGCAACCATGGACGCGCGCCGACGGATCGGTTGCCGGGGTCATGGTCATGGCGCAGGACGTCACCGATATCGCCGCCGCCCGCAATCTTGAAAAGGATGCAAGGCGGGAGATCGAGCAGATCCAGAACTCCGTCCCCGCCTTCATCGCGACGCTGGACCGGGCGGGAAACCTGCGTCACGCGAACGAGTATGCCTGGAACCTGACCACAGCGCGCCCGTCGGAGGAACTGGGCAGACCCTTCTGTGCGGGCCGCTGGTGGACCAAGGAGGCCGCGGATCTTCTGCGCCAAAGCCTGGCGGAGGCGACCGAGGGGGTCGAAAAGGGGTTCGAGGCATCGATTACCGCGCCGGACGGCCGGGCCGTGCAGGTCGATGTGCGTATCGCCCCGCATTTCAACCGCGGGCATGAGATCACGGGCTATTTCGTGACCGCGCTGGACGTGACCGACCGCCACCGGGCCGAGGCGCAGCAGATGCTCCTGTTCCACGAATTGCAGCACCGGCTGAAGAACACGCTGGCACTGGTCATGGCGATGACGGACTTCACCAGCGACTCCGCCGAAACCAAGGAAGACATGACGCGGGCGCTGCAAGGGCGGCTGAACGCGATCCGGCGCAGCATGGAGCGACTGACCGACAGCGACTGGGAGGGCCTGACCCTGCAGGAGATCGTGTCGAGCGAGGTCGAGGCGCTGATGCCAGAGGCGCATTTCAGCCTCGACCTGCGGACAATCGATTTCACCCTTGAACCGTCCCGGGCGCTTGCCCTTGCCTTGGCGATGCACGAACTGGCAACGAACGCGCTGAAACACGGGGCGCTGACATCGCCGAACGGCCGTGTCGCGATATCGGCGGGCACCGAGGACAGCGGCGGCACCTGCGTTCTGCACTGGGTCGAAACCGGGGGGCCGGCGCCTGCCGCGTCGGATCGAACGGGCTTTGGCACGTTTCTGCTGAAGACCCTGCTGGCCGCGGATCTGGGGGGGCAGGTCACGCTGGACATGCCTGAAACGGGCCTGACATGCACCATCCGGTTTCCCGTCGATCCGCCCGGCGAAAACTGA
- a CDS encoding TRAP transporter substrate-binding protein, with translation MTLNCFLKTTALAALTAAGGMANAQDVTLRIQTHYATEHPSGKLAAQFADDIETMSGGEIAIEIFFSSSVVASTETFDAAINGILDCDMTSGAYQTGKNPAFQFVGDIMGGYDTPWQQLSWLYYGGGYDAAQELYNAQGMQLIGWWLYGQESLSSAKPIAGFEDLKGWKFRSPPGMETEIFQELGASPIVMDFTEIFTALETGIIDGADASGLYNNVGLGLYDIVKHATYPGFHSMPSDHLACNKDVWDGLSEKHRRIIDTAMQKLTLHTALSNEKKNAEAAAELTAAGVTLYDWSAEDRAEFRKAAQTTWDRWATKTPEAAALVKSHKAYLGQLGLLASD, from the coding sequence ATGACCCTGAACTGCTTTCTGAAGACCACCGCACTTGCGGCCCTGACCGCCGCGGGCGGCATGGCCAACGCGCAGGATGTGACCCTGCGCATCCAGACCCATTACGCGACCGAACACCCCTCGGGCAAGCTGGCAGCGCAATTTGCCGACGATATCGAGACCATGTCCGGCGGCGAGATCGCCATCGAGATCTTCTTTTCCTCGTCCGTCGTCGCCTCGACCGAAACCTTCGACGCCGCGATCAATGGCATCCTCGATTGCGACATGACCAGCGGTGCGTACCAGACCGGCAAGAACCCCGCCTTTCAATTCGTGGGCGACATCATGGGGGGCTATGACACGCCGTGGCAGCAGTTGAGCTGGCTGTACTACGGCGGCGGCTACGATGCCGCGCAGGAGCTGTATAACGCGCAAGGCATGCAACTGATCGGCTGGTGGCTTTACGGTCAGGAGTCCCTGTCCTCTGCCAAGCCGATTGCCGGGTTCGAGGATCTGAAGGGATGGAAGTTCCGTTCGCCCCCGGGGATGGAGACCGAGATCTTTCAGGAACTGGGCGCCTCGCCCATCGTGATGGACTTCACCGAGATCTTCACCGCGCTGGAAACGGGGATCATCGACGGCGCCGATGCCTCGGGCCTTTATAACAATGTTGGTCTTGGCCTTTATGACATCGTCAAGCACGCCACCTATCCGGGCTTCCATTCCATGCCGTCGGACCACCTGGCCTGCAACAAGGATGTGTGGGACGGCCTGTCCGAGAAGCATCGTCGGATCATCGACACCGCCATGCAGAAACTGACCCTGCACACCGCGCTGTCGAACGAGAAGAAGAACGCCGAGGCCGCCGCCGAACTGACGGCCGCCGGGGTCACGCTTTACGACTGGTCGGCCGAGGATCGGGCCGAGTTCCGCAAGGCGGCGCAGACGACATGGGACCGCTGGGCCACCAAGACGCCCGAGGCCGCGGCACTGGTGAAAAGCCACAAGGCCTATCTTGGCCAGTTGGGCCTTCTGGCGTCTGACTGA
- a CDS encoding LysR substrate-binding domain-containing protein codes for MARGPNLNAYLHFEAVARRGSLGRAAEELSVSASAVGQQIKLLEQQIGVKLFRRKGRVLALTLEGEQLFQASATAIRMLRDAQRHLTQEPDTHRLALRVTPSFGVRWLGPRLSDFVHRNPDWELRVDAAPDPTDFERELMDLDIRYGTGDWAGYHVQPVLKDHVLPLCSPGYLAATGPEGDSDRFAHARLIDSSRALCKWDFWLWRMGLKTSANGKAILMDRSSMALQLAVDGAGVVLESLALASAEVAAGRLVPVTPDLPVLAFPAYWALCPGRHLNRRAVRRFLAWIAGQADAHEANVARLATRYGLRIEPLDAGAELVAPASV; via the coding sequence ATGGCGCGCGGGCCGAACCTCAACGCCTATCTGCATTTCGAAGCCGTGGCCCGGCGCGGATCGCTGGGCCGCGCGGCCGAGGAGTTGTCGGTCTCGGCCTCGGCCGTGGGGCAGCAGATCAAGCTTCTGGAACAGCAGATCGGGGTAAAGCTCTTCCGGCGCAAGGGGCGTGTGCTGGCCCTGACGCTGGAAGGCGAGCAGCTTTTTCAGGCCAGCGCGACAGCGATCCGCATGCTGCGCGATGCGCAGCGCCACCTGACCCAGGAACCCGACACCCACCGGCTGGCCCTGCGGGTGACGCCCAGTTTCGGGGTGCGTTGGCTGGGGCCGCGGCTGTCGGATTTCGTGCATCGCAATCCCGATTGGGAACTGCGCGTCGACGCCGCCCCCGACCCGACGGATTTCGAGCGCGAACTGATGGATCTGGATATCCGCTACGGTACCGGCGACTGGGCTGGCTATCACGTCCAGCCGGTGCTGAAGGACCATGTCCTGCCGCTGTGCAGCCCCGGTTACCTTGCCGCGACCGGGCCGGAGGGCGACAGCGACCGCTTCGCCCACGCCCGTCTGATCGACAGTTCCCGTGCGCTTTGCAAATGGGATTTCTGGCTTTGGCGCATGGGTCTGAAGACCTCCGCGAATGGCAAGGCGATCCTGATGGACCGCTCTTCCATGGCCCTTCAACTTGCCGTGGACGGCGCCGGTGTGGTGCTGGAATCCCTCGCGCTGGCCTCGGCCGAGGTCGCGGCGGGCCGGCTTGTCCCGGTCACGCCCGATCTGCCGGTTCTTGCCTTTCCGGCCTACTGGGCGCTCTGCCCGGGGCGGCATCTGAACCGCCGCGCCGTGCGCCGGTTTCTGGCATGGATCGCAGGTCAGGCCGATGCCCATGAGGCCAATGTCGCCCGGCTTGCCACGCGGTATGGCTTGCGGATCGAGCCGCTGGATGCCGGGGCCGAACTTGTCGCCCCCGCGTCGGTCTGA
- a CDS encoding TRAP transporter small permease subunit, with protein METESVWLGPLRGPVRIVAILFGAFTALVFGWLVLNQFISEEAIGMHEMIRPAGRPVVQAMLIGLAGTLLFTSVYLSDSIGAIEPKPEGFFDVLSLVTSRLAMIAVAFIVIVMFYEVVSRYVFSRPTLWANELSLWIAAFVFLLAGQYAMQQRSHIRIYVIYDIMPRWMQKLADVISVSLICAFFFALLWGGYNDAMRRMLRMETFGTAWDPPIPGTVKPAVLIIIFLVTIQAVSNLIADWNKRPDHHKGIEDIDETEIENIRRTLEEN; from the coding sequence ATGGAAACCGAAAGTGTGTGGCTGGGGCCGTTGAGGGGACCGGTCAGGATCGTGGCGATCCTGTTCGGGGCCTTCACCGCCCTTGTCTTCGGATGGCTGGTGCTGAACCAGTTCATCTCGGAAGAGGCCATCGGCATGCACGAGATGATCCGCCCCGCCGGCCGGCCGGTCGTGCAGGCGATGCTGATCGGACTGGCCGGAACGCTGCTCTTTACCTCGGTATACCTTTCCGACAGCATCGGCGCGATCGAACCGAAGCCCGAGGGCTTCTTCGATGTGCTGTCGCTTGTCACCTCGCGGCTGGCGATGATCGCCGTGGCCTTCATCGTCATCGTGATGTTCTACGAGGTCGTGTCGCGCTACGTCTTCAGCCGGCCGACGCTTTGGGCGAACGAGCTGTCGCTCTGGATCGCGGCCTTCGTGTTCCTGCTTGCCGGGCAATACGCGATGCAGCAGCGCAGCCATATCCGCATCTATGTCATCTACGACATCATGCCCCGCTGGATGCAGAAACTGGCGGACGTGATCTCGGTATCGCTCATCTGCGCTTTCTTCTTCGCGCTTCTGTGGGGCGGGTATAACGACGCCATGCGCCGGATGCTGCGGATGGAGACCTTCGGCACCGCGTGGGATCCGCCCATCCCCGGCACGGTCAAGCCCGCGGTCCTGATCATCATCTTCCTGGTGACGATCCAGGCGGTGTCGAACCTGATCGCCGACTGGAACAAGCGGCCGGACCACCACAAGGGGATCGAGGATATCGACGAGACCGAGATCGAGAACATCCGCCGCACGCTGGAGGAGAACTAG
- a CDS encoding response regulator, which produces MARVLILEDEAVIGAHLQMMLERAGHEMMGYHNSCDSALAALALARPDVAILDVSLRGNGTSETVAERLVAMGVPFLFLSGRPPVAVPALAAYADAPWLSKPTDAQRLIATISELLGP; this is translated from the coding sequence ATGGCCAGGGTTCTGATCCTCGAAGACGAAGCCGTGATCGGCGCGCATCTGCAGATGATGCTGGAGCGCGCGGGGCACGAGATGATGGGCTATCACAACAGCTGCGACAGCGCGCTGGCCGCCTTGGCACTTGCCCGCCCCGATGTCGCGATCCTAGACGTCAGCCTGCGGGGCAACGGCACCAGCGAGACGGTTGCCGAACGGCTGGTCGCGATGGGCGTGCCGTTCCTGTTCCTGTCGGGGCGTCCGCCGGTGGCCGTTCCCGCGCTTGCGGCCTATGCGGATGCGCCGTGGCTGTCGAAACCGACCGATGCGCAGCGGCTGATCGCGACGATTTCAGAGTTGCTGGGGCCGTGA
- a CDS encoding fumarylacetoacetate hydrolase family protein, translating into MKLLRYGEAGSEKTGILDGQGTVRDLGAHVPDLSGQAVSVAALDKLRAVDVDSLPPVENPGRTGSCLSRVPNFFCIGLNYAKHAAETGAEPPKEPIVFSKATSALSGPYDPVVIPRNSVKTDWEVELGVVIGRETLYVSEKDALNHVAGYCVINDMSEREFQIEKGGQWIKGKSAPTFGPTGPWLVTADEVPDPQNLPLKLALNGAVVQDSNTDDMIFSVAEIVSYLSQFMALQPGDIIATGTPSGVGMGMKPQRFLRPGDVMELSIEGLGQQRQEAVAAQ; encoded by the coding sequence ATGAAACTCTTGCGCTATGGCGAGGCCGGGTCCGAGAAGACCGGCATTCTGGACGGGCAGGGCACGGTGCGCGATCTCGGCGCCCATGTGCCCGACCTTTCGGGGCAGGCCGTGTCCGTTGCGGCGCTGGACAAGCTGCGCGCCGTTGACGTCGACAGCCTGCCGCCGGTGGAAAACCCGGGCCGGACCGGGTCCTGCCTGTCGCGGGTGCCGAACTTCTTCTGCATCGGGCTGAACTATGCCAAGCACGCGGCCGAGACCGGGGCGGAGCCGCCGAAAGAGCCCATCGTGTTTTCCAAGGCGACCTCGGCACTGTCGGGGCCATATGACCCGGTGGTGATCCCGCGCAACTCCGTCAAGACGGACTGGGAGGTCGAACTCGGCGTCGTCATCGGGCGCGAGACGCTGTATGTCTCGGAAAAGGACGCGCTGAACCATGTCGCGGGCTATTGCGTCATCAACGACATGTCCGAACGCGAGTTCCAGATCGAGAAGGGCGGGCAGTGGATCAAGGGCAAGTCCGCGCCGACCTTCGGCCCCACAGGTCCGTGGCTGGTCACGGCGGACGAGGTGCCGGACCCGCAGAACCTGCCGCTGAAACTGGCGCTGAACGGCGCGGTCGTGCAGGATTCCAACACCGATGACATGATCTTTTCGGTGGCCGAGATCGTCTCCTATCTCAGCCAGTTCATGGCGTTGCAGCCCGGCGACATCATCGCCACCGGTACGCCCTCGGGCGTTGGCATGGGGATGAAGCCGCAGCGGTTCCTGCGCCCCGGCGACGTGATGGAGTTGAGCATCGAGGGGCTGGGCCAGCAGCGGCAGGAGGCCGTGGCGGCACAATAG